A stretch of Myceligenerans xiligouense DNA encodes these proteins:
- a CDS encoding DUF664 domain-containing protein, whose amino-acid sequence MPLSDVEPRVDSPDPAEHLVAYLDYYRGAVERKVRGLGPERLGERPLASGWSPLELLVHLVHMEKRWFLWGFLAQDVPDPWRDHTGGDPHGPWCVPEGDADVGDWLRRLHDGGARTREILSSHDLAERGATGGRFTPDETPPTLLWIGFHVLQEYARHAGHLDAAREQIDGMTGE is encoded by the coding sequence ATGCCGCTTTCCGATGTCGAACCGCGGGTGGATTCGCCTGACCCCGCCGAGCACCTGGTCGCGTACCTGGACTACTACCGAGGCGCGGTCGAGCGCAAGGTTCGAGGTCTGGGGCCCGAACGGCTCGGCGAACGCCCGCTGGCGTCCGGATGGTCGCCGCTGGAGCTGCTCGTGCATCTGGTGCACATGGAAAAGCGGTGGTTTCTGTGGGGGTTTCTGGCTCAGGACGTGCCCGACCCGTGGAGGGACCACACCGGCGGGGACCCGCACGGGCCCTGGTGCGTCCCGGAGGGTGACGCCGACGTCGGCGACTGGCTGCGGCGGCTGCACGACGGCGGCGCTCGGACCAGGGAGATCCTGTCCAGCCACGACCTCGCGGAGCGCGGCGCGACCGGCGGCCGCTTCACCCCGGACGAGACGCCGCCCACGCTCCTGTGGATCGGATTCCACGTGCTCCAGGAGTACGCCCGCCACGCGGGCCACCTCGACGCGGCCCGCGAGCAGATCGACGGCATGACGGGGGAGTGA
- a CDS encoding C40 family peptidase, with product MTTITPETSRSSRRGRHRAERPTITPLTGVGEAAARTGAIAAVTGGMLASVFSSNAGAAPAAEGTKQTVDYGKAGTGVLADELVDQVQVSRQAETVVEASTIKVTPYAETAAGKAEAKRLAEEKRQAELEAQRQAELEAQRQAEAEAEAAAAEAAAAEAATTVSTTSTGSSIGQQAVNLAMELVGTPYVLGGSTPAEGLDCSGLITYVYGQLGVTDLPRTSSDLRYAGTVVSDPQPGDIVWTSGHVSLYAGNGMIVEAVQPGTPLRYTTMWQSDPTFVRVV from the coding sequence GTGACGACGATCACGCCCGAAACCAGCCGCTCGTCCCGTCGCGGCCGTCACCGCGCCGAGCGCCCCACCATCACCCCTCTGACCGGCGTGGGTGAGGCCGCCGCCAGGACCGGCGCCATCGCCGCCGTCACGGGCGGCATGCTCGCCTCGGTCTTCTCCTCGAACGCGGGCGCCGCGCCCGCCGCCGAGGGCACCAAGCAGACCGTCGACTACGGCAAGGCGGGAACCGGCGTGCTCGCCGACGAGCTCGTCGACCAGGTGCAGGTCTCCCGGCAGGCCGAGACCGTCGTCGAGGCCAGCACCATCAAGGTCACGCCGTACGCGGAGACCGCCGCGGGCAAGGCCGAGGCGAAGCGCCTCGCCGAGGAGAAGCGCCAGGCGGAGCTGGAGGCCCAGCGGCAGGCGGAGCTCGAGGCCCAGCGCCAGGCCGAGGCGGAGGCCGAGGCCGCCGCGGCGGAGGCTGCGGCGGCGGAGGCCGCGACCACCGTGTCCACCACCTCGACCGGTTCGAGCATCGGCCAGCAGGCCGTGAACCTCGCGATGGAGCTCGTCGGCACGCCGTACGTGCTCGGCGGGTCCACCCCGGCGGAGGGCCTGGACTGCTCCGGCCTGATCACCTACGTGTACGGCCAGCTGGGCGTCACCGACCTGCCCCGCACGTCGAGCGACCTGCGCTACGCCGGCACCGTCGTCTCGGACCCGCAGCCCGGCGACATCGTGTGGACCTCGGGTCACGTCTCGCTCTACGCGGGCAACGGCATGATCGTCGAGGCCGTGCAGCCGGGTACGCCGCTGCGCTACACCACGATGTGGCAGTCCGACCCGACGTTCGTCCGGGTCGTCTGA
- a CDS encoding amino acid ABC transporter ATP-binding/permease protein, which yields MNAASRSPRGRDPLLRLLPLLEVRPGRVAAAIGLGTLALVCAIGLAAVAAWLIARASQMPPVLTLSVAVVSVRAFGIGRGVLRYLERLASHDVALRGMSALRARVYSGLADAPGTPSVRRGDLLARLGADVDSVGDVVVRAVIPAGVALVTGAGSVLLIGVFLPEAGLALAVCLLVAGVVVPWLAARAAARVEADGAAARGRVSGLALELLEEAPQLRVAGRYAARSADLRAADRELDAANEAGAKVSGLSAGLGSLAQGLAVVAALLLGLPAVAAGRLSPEELSVVVLTPLAVFEATAGLPAAAVQWRRSREAARRLLGLLEDGSDERVGESRPALHGVALDLTPGTVTVVTGPSGSGKTTLLMRSAGLLPEAGQQSATSGRPPATAATASALGTLFVAEDGHVFGTTVLENLRVARGDVDEGEARAALGAVGLTSWLDGLPDGLDTLLGTDATNVSGGERRRLLIARALLARAGALLVDEPAEHLDAEAADDVVRVLAAHARATDTAVVLATHRPVPDGLADHEIRLGFRR from the coding sequence CTGCCGTTGCTGGAGGTCCGGCCCGGCCGCGTCGCGGCGGCCATCGGGCTCGGCACGCTGGCCCTCGTGTGCGCGATCGGCCTCGCGGCCGTCGCGGCCTGGCTGATCGCGCGTGCCTCGCAGATGCCCCCGGTGCTCACCCTGTCGGTGGCGGTGGTGTCGGTACGAGCCTTCGGGATCGGACGCGGCGTGCTGCGCTACCTGGAGCGCCTCGCCTCGCACGACGTCGCGCTGCGCGGCATGTCGGCGTTGCGGGCCCGGGTGTACTCGGGCCTCGCGGACGCGCCGGGGACTCCCTCCGTGCGGCGCGGTGACCTGCTGGCACGGCTCGGCGCGGACGTCGACAGCGTGGGCGACGTGGTGGTGCGGGCCGTGATCCCGGCCGGGGTGGCCCTGGTGACGGGTGCCGGGTCGGTGCTCCTGATCGGGGTGTTCCTGCCGGAGGCAGGGCTCGCGCTGGCGGTGTGTCTGCTGGTGGCGGGCGTCGTCGTGCCCTGGCTGGCCGCCCGGGCGGCCGCACGGGTCGAGGCCGACGGCGCGGCGGCGCGCGGGCGGGTGAGCGGGCTGGCGCTCGAACTGCTGGAGGAGGCGCCGCAACTGCGTGTGGCGGGGCGGTACGCGGCCCGGTCGGCGGACCTGCGGGCCGCCGACCGTGAGCTCGACGCCGCGAACGAGGCCGGGGCCAAGGTGTCCGGGCTGTCGGCCGGACTGGGCTCGCTGGCTCAGGGGCTCGCCGTGGTGGCCGCCCTGCTGCTCGGGCTCCCCGCGGTGGCGGCGGGCCGGCTCTCGCCCGAGGAGCTGAGCGTCGTCGTGCTCACCCCGCTCGCCGTGTTCGAGGCGACGGCCGGGCTCCCGGCCGCGGCCGTCCAGTGGCGCCGGTCCCGGGAGGCGGCGCGGCGGCTGCTCGGCCTCCTGGAGGACGGCTCGGACGAACGTGTGGGGGAGTCCCGCCCCGCGCTGCACGGCGTCGCGCTGGACCTGACGCCGGGAACGGTGACCGTGGTGACCGGGCCGTCGGGCTCGGGCAAGACCACCCTGCTCATGCGTTCCGCCGGGCTGCTTCCGGAGGCCGGGCAGCAATCCGCGACCTCGGGGCGACCGCCCGCGACCGCGGCAACGGCGTCGGCGCTTGGCACACTTTTCGTGGCCGAGGACGGCCACGTGTTCGGAACCACCGTGCTCGAGAACCTCCGGGTGGCGCGTGGCGACGTCGACGAGGGCGAGGCGCGCGCTGCGCTCGGCGCCGTCGGGCTGACGTCGTGGCTCGACGGGCTGCCGGACGGCCTGGACACCCTGCTCGGGACCGACGCGACGAACGTGTCGGGCGGCGAACGGCGGCGCCTCCTCATCGCCCGGGCGCTGCTGGCCCGGGCGGGCGCGCTGCTCGTCGACGAACCGGCCGAGCACCTCGACGCGGAGGCGGCCGACGACGTCGTCCGGGTCCTGGCCGCGCACGCCCGCGCGACGGACACCGCCGTCGTGCTGGCGACGCACCGCCCGGTGCCCGACGGCCTGGCCGACCACGAGATCCGCCTGGGTTTCCGCCGCTGA